The genomic interval AAATAAGCTGAAGACACTGCCTTATTGCAGGGGGAAGATTGATCTGGGCTCTGAAATGAAgtagtcataaaaaaaaaaaaaaagctgggcgtggtgacgcacacctgtaatcccagcggctcgggaagctgaggcaggagagtctcgaactcaaagccagcctcagcaaaagcaaggcattgaacaactcagtgggaccctgtctctaaataaaatataaattaggattggggagatggctcagtggtcaaggggcctgaattcaacccctagtaccaccaccccccaaaaaaaatctgatcCTGTAAGTGATTACAGGGGACTGTCCTCAACCAGCCACAACATGTCCCTGAGTTACAAACCTTCACATGTGGATCAATAAAGCAATAAGCCTTTAGACTGCAAGAATAGCCCCAACAGTAAATCATAAATCATAAATCACAACCCGCTATACGCATCACATGGGAACAGGGACTGCCACCAGATTAACTGGTTTATAGATGCAGGAGAGCATGTCTCCAAGGAGCTCCCTGTGCTGGGTCAAAACCAGCCCTGCACAGTGAGGGAGTTCACAAGGGCACCATCCTCTTCTGTTAGAGTGCACCTGACCTGCCGAGGACAAGAGTTGAGGCTTCTAAAGCTGAGCAAGCTCCAGCTGTAGTAGGCAGGTAGGGCTGGTGCACAGAGCactgggtgtggcacaagagactCTGGTTCAGAGCCAGAATCTGCCATGGTATACCCTCCAGCCGTGGAGAGAGGTGTCCCAATGAAACGGGTTGTTTGAACTAAACAAGCAAAGGAAAGACTGTGTGTCCTGTTAATTCTCTGGCCACTCAGGATTCTTTTCGATGAGAAGGGGGAGTAATACTGCACCTTCCACATGATCAGGTACCATAAGGGACTATATGAAAGTTCTCCACCAGACTGAAGGGCAATCTAAACATTAATTATAACCACTCCTCTATGAATTGTTTGTATCTCTAAATAATGGTTTCTATGGCCACGTCTCTGTGAATTTAATCAAGATCCTGCCATCCCCTCCTCTGACCCTGAAAGTGACTGATTCCAACTCACCTTCTGGTTGTCTGTTCATACAATCAGAGTCCTTGATTTCTGAGGATTCTAAAAGAATGAGGATGAACAACACATCATTTAGACATTCAGATATATTGAGAAGTCACAAACTTTTAAATCCCTGTGAcaggcattgtggcacatgcctgtaatcccagtagcttgggaggctgagtcaggaggatcacaagttcaaagccagcctcaacaaaagcaaggtgctaagcaactcagtgagatcctgtctctaaataaaatacaaaatagggctgggtggggctcaggggttgagagtccctaaattcaatccctggtatccaaaaaaaataATCCCCATAATatagaatcaaatttaaaaaaaaaagatactgtctCAGTATTTCCGTGCAGCAGAAACGAATATTCGCTTCCACAAAAGACACAGATGCTGATGTTTATAGAGCACAAGTCACAATGGCCACCAACTGGAAATTACTTAAATGCCATCCACGGTGATATGGTTAAATAATTCCAGGGTAGAGTCACATAGTAGAATACTATGCAACagtgagaacaaaagaaaatctataaCTACACACTTACATGGATAAATATCACAAACACTGAGCAGGAGACCTCAGATATGCAACACTCTCTGTGCAACTATAGGAAGCTCTGATTGATGCTGTTTTAATTCAGGAGAATGAATACCTAGAAGGGGTAAGGGGGCTGGCGGCAGCAGGACACAACAGGCTTCTGCAACTTTCTGTGTCTTCACGGGGCACCCGTGAGGTAGGGCCAGGGGAGGGGACGGTTTGTGAAATGTCATTAAGTTGTATGCTTCTGTGCACTTTTCTGTCTGtgcacaatactttatttttaaaaaaaaatttttttaattaaaaagaggaaaacaggggctggggttgtggctcagcggtagatcactcgcctggcacatgtgaggccctgggttcgattctcagtaccacataaaaataaataaattaaataaaggtattgtgtccaactacaacttttaaaaaataaaaaagaagaagaggaaaccAGTATGGGCTTTGTCAATTCACAGTGCAATGAGCTTCTTGGGTAACGTGGCCCCTTTTGCTTATCCTTTCTCTGATTCTCCTTTTGAATGTAGCTGTCCATCTTGACTTCTCTGGACCCAGTGAGTGGAGTCACTCCAACCCactcccaccccactcccaccccacagCCAAGAGGGGCCGTTAACTCCACTTACGATGGTTCTCTGCCAGGACAGGCAACAAACCACACTTGCCAGCAATGTAGATAAATCCTCCGTCCAGACTCATGGCATCAGCTTCTCCCTTCTGCAGAGGCAAAGCAGATAAACAGCCGTGAGCCTATTTCCCTTGTTGCTGTCTTCAGCCCTGAGGGAGGCCTTAGGCCAGATATTCCAGTGAAACAGGTTGTTTGAACTGAACCAAAGGAGGCATCATGGGCACTGTTCTCTACCAGCCCCACGTGCCTTTGTGCCGTTAATTCagttagaagaaaacaggacacGTTGCACTAACCCTCTGTCCTCTGAGCAAAACACTTCCTGTATCCAAGTACTCCAGGGACTCTGTCCTTCACTCATGGAGATACAGATGGGAACAGCAGGGCCCCTCTGGTCCCAGCTCATTAGCACTACACTCAAAGTGCTACACATAACCAGGTGTGTGCCTGTtacgtggtgcatgcctgtaaacccagcatctcgggtggcagaggcaggaagatcgcaagttcaaggccagcctcagcaactagcaaGACAGGGTCccaaaataaatagggctaggaatgtggctcagtgggttaagcaccccgggtccagttcctagtaccaaaaagaaagaaaaaaagtgcaaCACAGAAAAAAGGTGCcaaataaaagaactaaaatcactggggctgaggctcatgtgagggcctagcacatgtgaggcactgggcttgatcctcagcaccacataaaaataaaaaaataaatagatagatagataaatgtattgtgtccatctacaactaaaagaatattttttaaaaaaaatcatttaaaaaaatttttttaaattaaaaaaaaaaattaacttggatGAGCCCATGCTCTTAACACAGGAACAGATTCACCAGGATTGTCAAGTTCTCTCTTTGACCcagtaataatattttataactaaatcGCAATGATTGGAGATGTGGGTGAAGCTTTCTATTCAAGAATTCTCATCACAGTATTATTGATAATAGCAAAGGGACCAAAAGGAATAGGGTCATGACAAAAATGAGCCCAGATAAAAGATATTCTGAAACACTGTTTAGAAAATGTTAACAAAGAGTAAGTGGGTTAGTGAAGACCCTCAAAAACTACATAACTGCTTCAATCCAGGGTCACCATGAATGTGTCCTTCAAGTTCATAGAAAGCCTGGATGGAGAATTATCAAAACTTATCTTTGCTATCTGTATATGAGGCCACGGTTGGCTTGgggattgtttttttgtttgtgtgtttgtgagtgtgtagGTTTTTACATCACACCTTTCCATACTTTCCAAATTACCCACAATAATCCAAAATTGTTCTTAACAATGAGAGAGGCGAAATCCCCACAATAACTGCTTTTTTAAACCTACAACCATGCCCCTTAGCACCACAGGTGTGGCCCCAAGGGCCCTCCCTGGCATCCCTTCCTTGAAGTGCCCTGTAGTGGCCTCTTGGGCATCAACTTTACCGTCAGCAGATGCCCATGGCCTTGGTGCTCTCAGGAGCACCCTGTGACACAGGCCACCTACCAAGATCAGGGAGATGCAGTCCTCTGTGGTGGGAGCCGAGGCGCAGGTCACTGTGCTGCCACTCACACCACTCCACGTGGTGCACTTGCGCTGCTCATCCGTGCCCACCGCACACCACACTACCTGCCGCTGCCGGGCTGCCGTATCTGCCTCCCCTGTCGAGAGGTGTGACAGCCTGTGAGCAGAGCTCCCAGCCTGCCAGGGACACCCGGGCACCACCTCCATCCCAACTCTGCCCTCCGCGGAGCAGGGTTCCTGCTCAGACCCTCCCTGGGGTGGGAGCCGCCTCCTCCTGGGGATGTGTGAGGCCACACAGCTGCTCTTGCTCCACCCCTCACCTCCCCAACCCCTGCTTCAGGCCCCAAGGAGCTCACTGTGTTTCTCATTTTCACGCCCTGGGAGAGCTTCCCTGGCTTCTAATCCATCCATCAATCTAGTGTAATGACATGCCCAATGTCTCCACCCCCTCCTCTCCAAAAGTTCCATGATACAGAAGCCAGTGTCCATCCCTCAAGATGACCCAGGGGACCTCCAGCCCCTGACCTCCCCCAAGGACCAGAGTCCCATCATGAACTCCATGCAGTACAGTCTCCCAGGTTTCCCAGGTTCCCACCCCTAACCCCCATAGAGGAAGAGCCACGGCTGGCTTCTCCCATAGCAGTGTCCCCAGCCAAGTTCAGAGTGTGGCATAAGCGGGTGTCCTCTGGAGCCATCCCTCAGGGGCCCTGGCTCTCTTGGTTCATGTTCCAATTTCTCACTTAATAGAAAGCAGAATGGCTTTCCTATCGGGGCTGGGGATCCTGATAGACACAGGGGCACGTGGAAGCGTTCATCCAGCGGCCAGGACATTCTTTAGGAGACACATCTCAAAATTGCCCTGACTTGGTCGACAAAAAACACCCACGCCGCATCAGAACTGCCAAGATGAAGACCTCAAGgtggcagagagaggaagagccaGGCCACTCCACCGCTGAGGCCACAGCCACCGCTCAGGGCCCACAGCAGCCACCCTCAGGGCCCAGCCAGGGCTCACTCACTTTCCCTCAGGTTCTTTATGGCCGTGAAGTAACCGTAGCCCAGGTACAGCCCAGCATCTATTTTCGGGGGAACCCTCAAGAACCCCAGGGCAGTGTCCTTGAACAGTAGATCCTTCTGCCCTTTGGGGGAGCCAAAGAGTTGGAATCTTGGAGAtttgttttttccaaaattttcctAATTGAGGAAAAAGAGAATTACAGTATCAGCAATAAGTAAGGAGGAGACAACAACTCTAGGTTGACAACGAGTGTCGGGAACTTCGGGATGATTCTGAGAGTGGGGACCTCAGCTGACACCCTCCTGCAGAGGGATGTGCTATCCCAGAGACACAAGAGCAGCTACAGCTTTTTCTCTGCAGAGTTGCTGGGTCCTGGGATAGGCATTGCCCCCTCCTGCCTCCGTTGTGGCCCAAGATGCTGTCGGTTGGACATGCTAGAGGACGTTTCATAGTTTCCTCTGTCCAAGGCAGAGGCTGGGCAAGTGGTCCCATGAGTCAGTGAACTACGAGGCCACAGATGGGCTTCACAAGTAGCAGGTGAGGGAAGGAAGCTTCCTCCCCATTCCAAACCCAAGCAGGTGGGGAGGATGTGGGTGGGCCTACCTGGGCCTGGTGGAGGAACTCCCAGATGAGGTCCTCCTTGCCGTCCACGCTTCGGGCCACAACAGCATGAGAAGGAACTCGGGCCAGGTGGCACTCCTTGTACTGGTCCACTGGCTTCCGGGTGTTGTCTGGACAGAGCAGCTCATAGTTGTCCCTTTCTGCCTCGTCTGGCAAGTCCTctggtgggggaaggggagaaatgGGAAGCAGCCTGGGTGAGCCAACTCTTCACCATCATGAGCCCTTGTCCCCatagaagggaagagagagaattgCTCCAAAGATAAGTCAGAAAGGTAAAGACAGCCCCCAGAGAGCCCAAAGGCCAAGGGAGGCGAATCCTCCTCCTTGATCATACTGGCTGCCCGCACTGCGGTTGGTCACAGCTGCTGCCGGGCCAGAACAGATCCCAGCTGTGCTGGGCAGTTGGGCCTCAAGAGGGTCCTCTCAGAGACAAGCCGGGGAAGCTGCCTTACCAGCATCACTGGAAAgagtaaaaatgacaaaaaaaaaaaaaaactttaggcaGAAAGTACAGTTGACAGTTGATTCACTATGCACACTGGGGGCATTCACAGGAGGGAAAAGAATGCTCTTAGGAGTTCAGACAGATTTGGGAGCTGTTCATCTATATCCAATGAAAGCTGCTTCAGAATATACAGTGACAGAAACCTGCCCAAGTCATTTAATGAGATCCATGCAACCTTGATGTAACgtcaaaggaaggaaggaagaattacAGACCTAGTTTatgaatttaaacataaaaaatatccCAAAAAACACATTAGCTAACTCAATCTAACAGGTTTTTTTAATCAGTGTTAATGGGTCAGTATTAAGGTTGATCAATTGATTCTGTGGACAACAGTAGCCAACATCAACAAACAAAGCCAAAGTCACTCACCCCAGGAACTGAGTAAAGGACAGCCATGAGGTCATCTCAATTTTAACAGATGCAAAAAAAGTATATGTGGGCTCAACATCTACTTGTGATTTGTTTGAAGTTCAGGAGATTGGTAATTTAAAGAGGTTAGTAAAGTTCTTGAATTTGGCAAATGCTTTTAATCAAAATACATAcagcaaaattatatttttttaaaaaaagaaaattgctggGCATTgttgtgcacacctataatcccagggactcaggaggctgaggcaagaggatcacaagttcaaggccaggctcagcaatttagtgagactataagcaatttagcaagtccctatcACTAAATTAAGTATAACATGGGCTaggcctgtggctcagtggttaagcatacttaggaggaagaggaagaggcggaagaggagaagaagaagaaaatttagggCAAGAGAGTTCAGAAGGAAAACAAGTTACAATATCAATGCACAAAAATCAAGTGTTATTAGCAATAACCCAACAGAAAATAACATGAAACATTATATTACCAACTGGCAATTAGACTAAAAATTGTATGACACAGTGAGAAAAAATTTACACTCTAtcaaaggatagaaaaagagaTGTGGGGGGATTTGACATCACCATAGATCAGACACCTCAGCATTATAGATAAGTCCATTTTTCATGGATCAAATTAAATTCTAGATAACCCCAATCAaaacaaagtataatttttaaagaaatttataaatatctcaaaaattttaactaggaaaaattgaaaaagagaGTAAGGTTATTGGGGCAGGGGAGTCCCTTTTTCTACCAGGTAGTGAGACCTTCTGCAAGTCAGGGAAATAGGAACATATGAACGCACCAATACAATGAAATAGCTCAGAAACAGATCCAGGTGGATGTACACAAATCTAATGTAGAATTGGCTCCTCACACCAGCCGGGAAaagttggaaattttttttatagttgttgcTATATAGGGGAAATCATCTCATTCATAAAGAGGGAAAAGCTAAGCTAAATTCATGCCCGATTTCCTAGGTGGGTTACATGTAGACAAACATGTGCATGGGGTGGGGGAATCTTTAATCTTATTATGggaaatttttgtgattttttaggATGAAGATGGCATCTTCAGAAGGCCCTAAAACCGCAGATCAACAAGGCAAAACTGGGATTTGAGCCTGTCAATATGAAAGACTTCCATTCCTCAGAGAGCACtatggacagattttttttaatgtttttttttttttttttagttgtagatggacacaatacctttaatttatttatttgggttttttttttttatgtagtgctgagaatcgaacctagtacctcacatgttcgaggcaagcgctctaccactgagccacaaccccagcccaatattggcagatttttgagaaaagatcttCCTAAACTCTAAAATCAACAGTGGTTTGATAACTAAATAGAAGGCCTCCTACGTGTGACTTGAAGTCATGAAGAAAGAAGGCATGAAACTCAACAGGAAATATCAAAGTTTACAAAGTAAGAAAGGGAAGCTCAAATTACCAGCAAATATGTTGAGACAATCAACTCACAGGATGTCAGAGAAGTTCAAATGAAACCAACAATGGGATTGCTTTACAACCTTCAtttgaacaacaaatatatatgtatgggAAAAACAAACTTGAAATTGTGGGGAAATGAGGATATTTGCAGAGGGTTGTTGAGAACACAAATCCTGATAGATCCTGAAAGTCCATCCAGGTGGGCCAGGGTGAATGTGATGGGTGTCTGTAGTGGTTCTGGGGAATGAAGTGGCCTGTCCCTGTTAGTCCTCAGTAGAGTGATCAACCTGTTTGTACCCAGAAATTATGCTTCACTGTGGGACAGTAAGAGGTCAGACATGTAGCTGTGTGTGCCAGAGAAGAGACACACTCCCTATCTGTCCTTCGCTAGGGTGACAGAGAGGTAAAATCTAGTGGGTGTGCTCCAGGGCACATTCCTTAACTGTTAGAACCACATCCATGCTAAAACATGGATACATCTCTAAACCCAAATGCTGAGTAGGAAACCTCAGGGGCAGCTTGATTTCTAACACTCAGTAACTCATGTTACTTCAAGTATGAACTTGAACCCAGAGACACAAACCAGCACCGTCTATTTTGCAAAACCAGGTTCATCCTGGAGGACACATGTCAAACACTTTGGCGTGGGCTtctgggagggaaagagaaagaggggggcATGGGAGATTGAAAGAACACTGATGGTTTAAAATATGGAAGAACATAAAATAAGAGCTGTGCCCATAGGGAAACCTGATACAGTGCGCCACGCATTAAGGAATCTAATTAGCTGAACAGTCAGAATTATGAAATAAGATAAAAGGGGGAGAGCCCTGGCTCTTACCAAACACCGTACTCTCTTTGGCAAAAGCCACATCTCCGGCCCCATCTCTCAGACACCTGTGAAATGAGAAAGCACCAGACGATGAGCCCCGGGGTGCCCTTCCCTGCCACCCTTTCCTCCCTGGCCTTGGCTTCTAAGGACCTCTGCTTCAAAGGGAACAGGGCTCTGGGGCCCCCTCCAGGTAGCTTCTCAAAAAGGGCTCCAGTGCCCACCAGAGTCCCCTACCTTCTTCTCTGAGGGCTAAAAGGGTGTAACTGCCTTTTTCTATGTAAAAGAGTTTCGCAGCTTCTACCCTCAAGGGTAAAAGCTTGGTGACCCTGGCCAGGTGTCTCTTTCTCTCAGGACTGAGTGTGCAAACATGTCCTGGCCAGTGGGGAGCCAGGGAATCGCTTTCTGCAGATACTCCTGAGCCCCAGGAGATGACTGGGGAAGGGGCAGCTCAGCCCTGGCAGGGGCACAGGGGGAGGCAGGCCCAGATCAGGCAGAGCTCACTCCCTTCCACATTGGGgagaggctgggcagggcagAATGGCATCAGCCTGGATACAGTGGCCATCCTGCCCAGCTGGGAGCCTGAGCCTGGACATCTCACAGTAAGACTCCACCATGGTTAGGGGAGGGGTCAGCAGCCAGCAGGAGAACCCAGGTCAACAGAAGAGCTCGTCAGATCTGGGCTGCTCTGGAAAGCTGGGAGGACCACAGCTGGGGCAAATTCCTTTCCGGCTGGTGTAGAGGTGGGAGCCTAGCTGGGGCTCTGGGGCTGGAGAAGAACATGCACTGGGCGAGGTCAGGTCCTCTCTGGGCTCAGGTTCTCTGTCTCCTCTATGGTCCCTGCCAGCAGGCTGAGCCCTATTGGGCCCATGGAAGGCGTCCTGGCCCGATGCTGGGTGGCCCATGGGCCACTGGGAAGAAGACAACATCACTCACTTGAAGGCACCCGAGTAGCCAAAGTACGGTTCCTGGGAGGAGGCAGCACATTTATTTTCCCCTGTTCCCACACACAGGCTACACAAGTTGGGAAACCGTACTCCGTCCGCACCAGGAACACAGCTGCCTGAGAAAAACCTGGCCACCGCTGTAGAACAAAGAGAAGTAGACCACAGATGTAAGCCAGCCCTGGCCACAGCACTCACACCTCCCCGCGGTGTCCCCAGGGCCCTTTCCTCCACCCTGCAGGACAGACAGCCTGGGGCACCGGGTCAGGAGCCCAGGGAGGTACACCTTTGCAGACCCCATGCTCAGCTGCCACCTCCCAAGAGCTATGGGGTGGTTGGGCCTTGCCAGTGCCTGGCACCAGCAGTtaacccccacacacacacacaccttgattCCACCCTACACCGTCACCTATGTGATCCCAAAGGGGCCTGTCTGTGTAACTAGCTGGAGGAGACACCTCTGCTTGAGATCAGCCAGGATCCCCAAGCCAACTTACCTGCCTCCAGGGGCTCAGGGGGCCCCACCCAGTTTAAGAATGGACGAAGTATCCCTATGGGGACGTTCCAGCCCGCGGTCCTGCCAAGGCCTGTGTGGCAGGACCTCCGGCCTTGTAACTGATTCAGCTGGAAGCCAGTGCCCTTCTTCACAATGGCCACGGCATAATAGTAGGTTCGCGGTTCTGAAAAGGGGCAGAGAATGGAAAGGTCTTAGTCTAGACCAGAGGGAGAAAAACGACCCCCAACCACCACCATCAAGCCTCTGTGGGGAGCCAGACACGTTTCCCCCTCCCCTGTCTGCAACAGCCTTCATCCAGCCCAAAAGCCTAGAGATGCTGTTTCCTGAAGTGCAGAGCCAAGCAGGACCCCACCTCTGCCTGCTGTCCTGCTCTGACTCCACAGAGCCCAGGCTAAAGCCACAGGCCCCCTGGGGACAACTCACTTGTTTCCGTCCCATAGACTTCTGCTACTACAGGTCGCAGTTTGTAGGGGTCCTGGCCGGCCTCAAACACCAAACCACCATCGAGGGTTACAGCATCTgccttatttttctaaaagaaaagacaCCAGATCAGCTCAGGAGAAAACCCAGCCAAAGTGGGGCAAGTGGGGAATCTCAGGACTTCAGAAAGGCTCCATGGCAGAAGAGTCTTCAAAGAGGGTGTCATGTCCACATGTCCTGTAAGAGATGGCATGAGTCAAGAGTCCCTCTCTCTGGGCAGTGAGTACCACCCAAGCCCTTTAGCTCCAGGGGGTTGGCTTATGCCCACTTCTTTAGGTACCTGCCCACCTGTATCATCACTCCCTCGTTTAAACTCTGTTCGCCCTAGATGCTTCCTCTAGAtgcttcatatttctttcttttacattctttattAAACAGAAAATGTAACTACGACAATATCTTAAGATGACTGTAATCAGCCACATTCTTCCTTCTTGACACAGCTCACCTGTTTCACCTGGTTGCCTTGTGGTTCCAATCACATTTTGTGGCCCGCTTTGGTCATCTGAAACTGCGTGCATTTTCTACTTCTGCAGAGTTTTGTGGATTTTATTGGCTGTATAATATTGTATGATAATGTGGATGTTCCCAAATTTATTAAGGATTTCCCCCAATTATTGgactatttctaatttttgactgtaaaactattttatatgaatattttgccCTCAGCTTTTTCCTTCTGTTGACATGTGTCCTTGGGATAGTCACAGCAGGGTGGAAGTCACCATGGCAGTGAGCGCATTTCTCTTTATGGCCCTGGATGCTGCTGCCATTCAGTCTTCCAGAAGATCCATAATGCCCTGTGAGGACCAGGGGGCACTGTAGAATCACCAGCAGGACCAGAGGTCAGTCTACAAACTGTTCTTACTTTAGAAAATCCAAGTGCTAACAAATCACCTAGGTCTGATTAGTAAGGGACACATGTTGCAACTGATGCTCTGCTCATGCATTTTTCTAGAGGCTTCTCTTTCCTATCAGTTTGAATTGGTTCTTTATCAAGTGTGAATAGTAACCATTTGTCAGAGCCAGTGTATATGCATTCACTCTGGTGCTTTCTAAGATTTTGCTTAAATGCTTTTATCggctatgaattattttttttttgtattttataatgtcAGTTTCTTTCATGATTTATTCCAGagttcaaaagctaaaaaatttcTATTCTCCCTGTAGTTCTGCTAGGTTAATCTGTCCCGTAGCATTtcaataatatgttttatttttaaccatttaatCTATCTCAACAGCATTTGGATGAATGGTATGTTGTACTGATTTCAAATGGGGCTCTTATTAAAAGGGAAGACTTTGTGCCCCCCCTCACAGATgtttagatattaaaataaaagacctaggaatcttcattttaaataagcaGGGGGCCTCAGTGCTGTTCATCTACAAAGTGTCAAAAAATCACCTAATACATTCATCCAAAGAGATTTTTCCCCTCCAAGAATTCTAATAActattatatttacaaaataatccTACACTAGTTATGTCCACTCTGTGCTGGAGTCACACATACATGGCTCTAGCACCCAGCTGGCACACAGAGCATTATCTATTGAATGAGTGAGTCAAAGTTATTTTGGCTTAAAAATTACTATATttcaacaaacaaaaagaatcaaaaacCATGCACCATTCGTGatatccttttctctctctctgtctctggatCTGTCTTGGGAAAATACCTTTCTCATGCCCAGTGCCCTGGCAGGCCCTTGTCCCAGCAATGTGATGTGGCACTTACATGTGACCTTGACAGGTTTATTTCTCAAGGGCTTAACCTTGACTTTTGTCCATGTTACATATTCATCAAATAGAACTGCTCATGCTTCACTGTTGAAGAGCTGTTAACCACGTATGTTGAGACCTCAGTTACCCCACACGTGGCCTCTCAATACTAGATTCTTTCTCAGAGGCTCCTATATTAACCCAAACTGCTCCCAACCTACAAGTGTCTGAGAGGTAAAGCAGAAGAAACAGGGCAAGCACATTTTTCTATCACATTCCATTCCTTGCCCTTGCTGTTCCCTCCCTCCAGGTTGGTCCCACCCAACCCATAGCATTGACTCACAGCAATGGCCTGGATACACTGAAGGTAGGAGTTCTTCCTGACACAGGATAAAGGTGGGGCACGCACTCTTCTCATATTCCTCTGCAACTGAGAGCATTTGGTTGCCTCGGGTGGTGATGTGGTGCACCATCGAACGCTGCCTTTCCTAGGGGCAGCCAAACACACTCCTGGGAGAAAGAGGCCGAGGTATTAGGGCACCACCAATGTCTATGGAGGTGACCACATCACCCTCTGATGGAATCTTCCAGACTCTGAACTCTCAGCAGCTCCATATCCTTTTGCAACCATGGCTAGGTCCAGCTGTTCTCCTCAAGAGGAGACACCTTGCTGG from Urocitellus parryii isolate mUroPar1 chromosome 3, mUroPar1.hap1, whole genome shotgun sequence carries:
- the Ltf gene encoding lactotransferrin isoform X2 — encoded protein: MRLLFLAPLFLGALGVCLAAPRKGSVRWCTTSPPEATKCSQLQRNMRRVRAPPLSCVRKNSYLQCIQAIAKNKADAVTLDGGLVFEAGQDPYKLRPVVAEVYGTETKPRTYYYAVAIVKKGTGFQLNQLQGRRSCHTGLGRTAGWNVPIGILRPFLNWVGPPEPLEAAVARFFSGSCVPGADGVRFPNLCSLCVGTGENKCAASSQEPYFGYSGAFKCLRDGAGDVAFAKESTVFEDLPDEAERDNYELLCPDNTRKPVDQYKECHLARVPSHAVVARSVDGKEDLIWEFLHQAQENFGKNKSPRFQLFGSPKGQKDLLFKDTALGFLRVPPKIDAGLYLGYGYFTAIKNLREREADTAARQRQVVWCAVGTDEQRKCTTWSGVSGSTVTCASAPTTEDCISLILKGEADAMSLDGGFIYIAGKCGLLPVLAENHRKWKSSEIKDSDCMNRQPEGYLAVAAVRKSDTDITWNSLKGRKSCHTAVGRTAGWNIPMGLLFNQTGSCKFGEFFSQSCAPGSDPASNLCALCIGDEKGEHKCKPNNNERYYGYTGAFRCLAEKAGDVAFLKDVTVLQNTDGKNPEAWAKDLKLDDFELLCLDGTRKPVTEARSCHLAVAPNHAVVSRKDKAAHLVEVLRDQQVKFGRKGSKCPGEFCLFKSDTKNLLFNDNTECLAKLPDRTTSEKYLGQQYITAVANLQQCSTSELLDACAFLRK
- the Ltf gene encoding lactotransferrin isoform X1, whose protein sequence is MRLLFLAPLFLGALGVCLAAPRKGSVRWCTTSPPEATKCSQLQRNMRRVRAPPLSCVRKNSYLQCIQAIAKNKADAVTLDGGLVFEAGQDPYKLRPVVAEVYGTETKPRTYYYAVAIVKKGTGFQLNQLQGRRSCHTGLGRTAGWNVPIGILRPFLNWVGPPEPLEAAVARFFSGSCVPGADGVRFPNLCSLCVGTGENKCAASSQEPYFGYSGAFKCLRDGAGDVAFAKESTVFEDLPDEAERDNYELLCPDNTRKPVDQYKECHLARVPSHAVVARSVDGKEDLIWEFLHQAQENFGKNKSPRFQLFGSPKGQKDLLFKDTALGFLRVPPKIDAGLYLGYGYFTAIKNLREREADTAARQRQVVWCAVGTDEQRKCTTWSGVSGSTVTCASAPTTEDCISLILKGEADAMSLDGGFIYIAGKCGLLPVLAENHQSSEIKDSDCMNRQPEGYLAVAAVRKSDTDITWNSLKGRKSCHTAVGRTAGWNIPMGLLFNQTGSCKFGEFFSQSCAPGSDPASNLCALCIGDEKGEHKCKPNNNERYYGYTGAFRCLAEKAGDVAFLKDVTVLQNTDGKNPEAWAKDLKLDDFELLCLDGTRKPVTEARSCHLAVAPNHAVVSRKDKAAHLVEVLRDQQVKFGRKGSKCPGEFCLFKSDTKNLLFNDNTECLAKLPDRTTSEKYLGQQYITAVANLQQCSTSELLDACAFLRK